Proteins encoded together in one Acidimicrobiia bacterium window:
- a CDS encoding CGNR zinc finger domain-containing protein, with translation MAHYSTGAALAIDLVNTYDVHAGEELLATAVALADFAEEHGLGRVTSTLDDLHRVRSARPLLREAVLADDEATAVAALNDLLASAGPQPRLVEEDGGWTFAFADPKGGLGNQLVAEAAGQLLQEIRGHGLRQFSTCDSSTCEDVFVDKSRNHSRRYCTQDVCGNREAQRAYRARRAEQADGC, from the coding sequence ATGGCTCATTACTCAACTGGAGCGGCTCTGGCCATCGATCTCGTGAACACGTATGACGTTCACGCAGGCGAGGAGTTGCTCGCCACGGCCGTCGCCCTGGCCGATTTCGCTGAAGAACACGGCCTTGGACGGGTGACGAGCACGCTTGACGACCTCCATCGTGTCAGGAGTGCTCGACCTCTGCTCAGAGAGGCCGTCCTGGCCGATGACGAAGCCACAGCGGTGGCTGCCCTCAACGATCTCCTCGCCTCTGCCGGTCCACAGCCACGTCTGGTGGAAGAGGATGGCGGCTGGACCTTTGCCTTTGCCGACCCGAAGGGCGGGCTTGGCAACCAGCTTGTTGCCGAGGCGGCAGGGCAGCTCCTACAGGAGATTCGGGGGCACGGACTGCGCCAGTTCTCGACCTGCGATAGTTCGACGTGTGAGGACGTGTTCGTCGACAAGTCCCGCAACCACTCGCGCCGGTACTGCACCCAGGACGTCTGCGGAAACCGTGAAGCCCAACGCGCCTACCGCGCCAGGCGAGCGGAACAGGCCGACGGCTGTTAG
- a CDS encoding nitroreductase/quinone reductase family protein, producing the protein MSDDVREPRLPPRWFIRLAWRVHRGLYRMTGGRFGLRRPEGDRYGMMRLTTTGRRSGRQRNVIVGYFEDGPNLVTMAMNGWGEAEPAWWLNLQAQPQASVGLPTGERKVTGRAADGEERARLWDRWREIDSDLDAYAARRPTETAVVVLEPLPGSGE; encoded by the coding sequence ATGTCGGACGATGTTAGAGAACCGCGACTTCCTCCACGATGGTTCATCCGTCTTGCGTGGCGGGTCCACCGTGGCCTGTACCGCATGACCGGGGGTCGATTCGGGCTGAGACGACCGGAAGGTGACCGATACGGAATGATGCGTCTAACGACAACGGGACGGCGCAGCGGCCGCCAGAGAAACGTGATAGTGGGCTACTTCGAGGATGGCCCGAACCTCGTGACCATGGCAATGAACGGTTGGGGCGAAGCCGAGCCCGCCTGGTGGCTCAATCTCCAGGCACAACCGCAAGCAAGCGTCGGTCTCCCCACGGGCGAACGCAAGGTCACCGGCCGCGCCGCCGATGGCGAAGAAAGGGCCCGACTTTGGGACCGGTGGCGCGAAATCGATTCCGATCTGGATGCCTATGCGGCGCGCCGGCCCACCGAGACGGCGGTTGTAGTGCTCGAGCCACTGCCGGGAAGCGGTGAGTGA
- a CDS encoding acyl-CoA dehydrogenase, with translation MSHYRSNVRDIEFNLFEMLGVQEHMGAGPFSQMDEASARTLLREAARMAADVFAESFTEGDRTHLTLENGEVHLPVGTKRSIDAYFDGEWHRLMLPDRLGGMGVPKSLMWAVSSMFLGANPAALCFTSAPTWAALLDPVVTEQQRQRFLVPMVERRWGATMVLTEADAGSDVGAGRTKAVPAQDGTWHITGVKRFITSGEFDWPENIMHMVLARPAGAVPGTRGLSMFFVPKFWVEEDGSLAERNGVVATKLEDKMGVRGSATCELTFGEHKPARGVLVGEVHEGIRQMFRIMDFARVFFGGKALETLSTAYLHALEYARVRVQGADLAEAIDPAASPVPIIRHPDVRRMLLDQKAFAEGLRAMFLYAASLEDRMCLDAGDEDAAKRRELLVPLIKGYGSEKSYELLAQSMQVFGGSGYMRDYPIEQYLRDLKIDTIWEGTTGIQALDLVFRKIAKDQAATVGRLFEDIRVTAKGNGQLEDHRMRLAQALDDVEGMLGKMVGFLGESIYLIGLNATPFMSALAELVVGWLLLRQAEIAVEALESSSAEDRAFYEGKVAANDWYNRTVLPRLAASRTVLMNTTLAPMEMAEAAF, from the coding sequence ATGAGTCACTATCGGAGCAACGTACGGGACATCGAGTTCAATCTCTTCGAAATGCTGGGCGTCCAAGAGCACATGGGCGCCGGCCCCTTCAGCCAGATGGATGAGGCTTCGGCACGAACCCTCCTGCGAGAGGCGGCTCGAATGGCAGCCGACGTATTCGCCGAGAGCTTCACCGAGGGCGACCGCACGCATCTGACACTCGAGAACGGTGAGGTGCACCTGCCGGTCGGGACCAAGCGAAGCATCGACGCCTATTTCGATGGAGAATGGCATCGGCTGATGCTGCCCGACCGACTGGGCGGTATGGGCGTTCCGAAGAGCTTGATGTGGGCGGTGAGCTCTATGTTCCTCGGTGCCAATCCCGCCGCCCTCTGTTTCACGAGCGCCCCTACCTGGGCGGCGTTGCTCGACCCGGTCGTCACCGAGCAACAGCGACAGCGCTTCCTGGTCCCCATGGTGGAGCGCCGCTGGGGTGCCACGATGGTGCTCACCGAAGCAGATGCAGGGAGCGACGTCGGCGCCGGGCGAACCAAAGCCGTTCCGGCCCAGGACGGGACCTGGCACATCACGGGCGTCAAACGCTTCATAACCAGCGGTGAGTTCGACTGGCCCGAGAACATCATGCACATGGTTCTCGCCCGACCCGCGGGGGCCGTCCCCGGCACCAGGGGACTGAGCATGTTCTTCGTCCCCAAGTTCTGGGTGGAAGAGGATGGTTCGCTTGCGGAACGCAACGGAGTCGTAGCGACGAAACTCGAGGACAAGATGGGCGTTCGGGGGTCCGCCACCTGCGAGCTCACATTCGGAGAGCACAAGCCTGCCCGGGGTGTGCTGGTCGGAGAGGTTCACGAGGGAATCCGCCAGATGTTTCGCATCATGGACTTCGCTCGTGTCTTCTTCGGTGGCAAGGCCCTCGAGACCCTGTCGACCGCTTACCTGCATGCGCTGGAGTACGCCAGGGTGCGCGTCCAGGGGGCCGATCTCGCCGAAGCTATCGACCCGGCGGCGTCCCCGGTGCCGATCATCCGTCATCCCGATGTACGTCGCATGCTGCTCGACCAGAAAGCCTTCGCCGAGGGACTGCGTGCAATGTTCTTGTACGCCGCCTCCCTCGAGGACCGGATGTGTCTCGATGCCGGCGACGAGGACGCCGCCAAGAGGAGAGAACTGCTGGTCCCCCTCATCAAGGGCTACGGATCGGAGAAATCCTATGAGCTCCTGGCACAATCGATGCAGGTGTTCGGAGGATCCGGATACATGCGCGACTATCCCATCGAGCAATACCTCCGCGACCTGAAGATCGACACGATCTGGGAAGGGACCACCGGTATCCAGGCCCTCGACCTGGTCTTCCGGAAGATCGCCAAAGACCAGGCGGCGACCGTGGGGCGGCTGTTCGAGGATATCCGCGTCACCGCCAAGGGCAACGGGCAGCTGGAGGACCACCGCATGCGGCTCGCCCAGGCACTGGACGACGTCGAGGGAATGCTCGGAAAGATGGTCGGCTTCCTGGGCGAGTCCATCTACCTGATCGGGTTGAACGCCACCCCGTTCATGTCCGCACTCGCCGAGCTCGTGGTCGGCTGGCTGCTGCTGCGGCAGGCCGAGATTGCCGTCGAGGCCCTCGAATCATCGTCCGCCGAGGACCGGGCGTTCTACGAGGGCAAGGTGGCGGCAAACGACTGGTACAACCGGACCGTCCTTCCCCGACTGGCTGCAAGCCGCACCGTCCTCATGAACACCACGCTGGCGCCGATGGAAATGGCGGAGGCGGCCTTCTAG